One region of Ictalurus punctatus breed USDA103 chromosome 6, Coco_2.0, whole genome shotgun sequence genomic DNA includes:
- the LOC108266383 gene encoding MORC family CW-type zinc finger protein 3 isoform X2: MAAQTDRGIPLSAVSPRYLHTNSTSHTGPFSAIAELIDNAYDPDVSAKQFWIDKTAVKDQDCLIFMDNGNGMDYDKMHKMLSFGFNDKQTIRGHVPVGLYGNGFKSGSMRLGKDAIVFSKKDDTMCVGLLSQTYLDKIEAQNVIVPIVMFTNNGLSVAQEYTECLQDILTYSLFKTKEELLSEFTAINGPYGTNSTGTRIIIWNLRKTSSNELEFDFTKDRYDIRIPYDVNEDTKEPSKGPEHGMSAPDSEYSLRVYSSILYLKPRMQIIIRGQKVKTQLVAKSLAHIIKDTYKPTFLKKGIKIIFGYNTKSKEHYGLMMYHKNRLIKAYERVACQRKANSTGVGVIGVIECNYLTPMHNKQDFENTEVYRKTIQSVGNKLEEYWKEVRHRRQKNPNCSLPVEDVVKRPDQSWVQCDECLKWRKLPDGIETTLLPDKWFCRMNPDPQFRSCGVVEEPEDSDDENPRYQKTYKQLERHQKLQKEKNRQQMEQEQKEAGQLIIALAKENALLKQQQDAVLNQLKLGGSTPGTPSTPLNSHRQRYAGSRSPDNIPVITHVTSLSNISTRNKRPLGPSQENGEKKRARFRDSFDNNTAETTAAAPRSVSSSEVSIGTQTRQNPVVKQEEGDSERKKKEKWSNDGESCSNRLESEKDTKKELESRNEELRVPILEEENQERNKTKSTVKSEDLSLPVSQTSAISENSVLDVLEFQKQHDKLLEILEETAKDQNENHAKLEELKKELLELTQSTLKKEYSHHSTQTSPDEAQDYKELYLKGKDELKQLQDELSELKMEKEERKRKGQEASLECDDDLACEIDLLLRELDQRNKEREELKDKVDSLENEKCNILTCCESLQKDFEEVKREIEKTKVRVENQGVQTDFPVSSHEESATTSSGASNSGRSTDFGTQQHETQDIPKIGQETSNLQTYSLRLRELRQKVARLLVTFVPALDLEQVNYDCEVIDEILTQVIDEISPTEPAFT, translated from the exons GTTAGTCCACGTTATCTGCATACAAACTCTACAAGCCACACTGGGCCCTTCAGCGCTATAGCAGAACTGATCG ACAATGCTTATGACCCAGATGTCAGTGCGAAACAATTCTGGATTGATAAAACAGCAGTCAAAGACCAGGACTGCCTCATCTTCATGGATAATGGAAATGGCATGGACTATGACAAGATGCACAAAATGCTCAG ttttgGCTTCAATGATAAGCAGACAATAAGAGGCCATGTTCCAGTGGGTCTTTATGGTAACGGTTTTAAGTCGGGCTCCATGCGCTTGGGGAAGGACGCCATCGTGTTCTCAAAGAAAGACGACACCATGTGTGTGGGTCTCCTGTCCCAGACTTACCTCGACAAGATAGAAGCACAGAATGTCATAGTGCCTATTGTCATGTTCACCAACAACGG ACTTAGTGTTGCACAGGAGTATACGGAGTGTCTTCAAGATATCCTGACCTATTCTCTGTTTAAGACTAAGGAAGAACTGCTGTCTGAGTTCACTGCCATCAATGGCCCATATGGCACCAACTCCACTGGAACTCGCATCATCATCTGGAACCTACGCAA AACGTCGTCAAATGAATTGGAATTTGACTTCACAAAGGATCGCTATGATATTCGGATCCCCTATGACGTTAACGAGGACACCAAAGAGCCAAGCAAGGGGCCGGAGCATGGGATGTCGGCACCTGATAGCGAATATTCACTGCGG GTATACAGCAGCATCTTGTACCTAAAGCCTAGAATGCAGATTATTATTCGAGGGCAGAAGGTGAAAACTCAGCTCGTCGCCAAAAGCCTAGCCCACATCATCAAGGACACGTACAAACCCACATTCCTT AAAAAGGGAATTAAAATCATCTTTGGCTACAACACAAAGAGCAAAGAGCACTACGGATTGATGATGTACCACAAAAACCGCCTCATCAAAGCCTATGAACGTGTCGCCTGCCAGCGCAAG GCCAACAGTACCGGAGTTGGAGTGATCGGGGTGATAGAATGTAACTACCTCACACCAATGCACAACAAGCAGGACTTTGAGAATACAgaagtgtacag GAAAACCATACAAAGTGTAGGTAATAAGCTTGAGGAATATTGGAAGGAAGTCCGCCATAGACGTCAGAAAAACCCGAATTGCAGCTTACCTGTTGAAGATGTTgt GAAGCGACCCGATCAAAGCTGGGTGCAGTGTGACGAATGTCTGAAGTGGCGAAAACTTCCTGATGGTATTGAGACTACATTGCTTCCTGATAAATGGTTCTGCCGCATGAACCCTGACCCCcagttcag GAGTTGTGGGGTTGTAGAAGAGCCTGAAGATTCGGATGATGAAAATCCACGATACCAGAAAACCTACAAACAGCT tgaGAGACATCAGAAGTTGCAGAAGGAGAAGAACAGACAGCAG ATGGAGCAGGAGCAGAAAGAGGCAGGGCAGTTGATCATAGCTCTGGCCAAAGAAAATGCTCTGTTAAAGCAACAACAGGACGCCGTTCTGAACCAGCTCAAACTTGGC GGCTCCACCCCAGGAACGCCCAGCACACCCCTCAATTCCCATCGCCAAAGATATGCAG GCTCCAGATCTCCTGATAACATTCCAGTTATCACTCATGTTACGTCTCTCTCGAATATTTCAACAAG GAACAAGAGACCTTTGGGCCCAAGCCAAGAgaatggagagaaaaagagagccaGATTTAGAGATAGTTTTGACAACAACACAGCAG AGACAACAGCGGCAGCTCCGCGTTCTGTATCCTCCAGTGAAGTCAGCATTGGAACCCAGACTCGGCAAAACCCAGttgtgaaacaggaagaggGGGAttcagaaaggaagaaaaaagaaaagtggagcAATGATGGAGAAAGCTGTAGCAATCGTTTGGAATCAGAAAAAGATACAAAGAAAGAATTAGAGTCTCGTAATGAGGAACTGAGAGTACCAATCCTAGAAGAAGAAAACCAAGAAAGAAACAAGACCAAAAGTACAGTAAAATCAGAAGACCTAAGCCTTCCAGTTAGTCAGACTTCAGCAATATCGGAAAACTCAGTTCTTGATGTGTTGGAGTTCCAGAAACAGCATGACAAACTGCTGGAAATCCTGGAGGAGACGGCAAAGGATCAAAATGAGAACCACGCTAAATTGGAGGAGCTGAAGAAAGAATTGCTGGAGCTGACACAAAGCACGTTAAAAAAGGAGTACAGccaccacagcacacagacCAGCCCAGACGAGGCACAAGACTACAAAGAGCTATACTTGAAAGGCAAAGACGAGCTAAAGCAGCTCCAAGATGAGCTCAGTGAGCTGAAGATggagaaagaagagaggaagagaaaaggcCAGGAAGCTTCATTAGAGTGTGATGATGATCTGGCTTGTGAGATTGACCTTCTGTTAAGGGAACTGGACCAGAGAAACAAGGAGCGAGAAGAGCTGAAAGATAAG GTGGACAGTCTAGAAAATGAGAAGTGCAATATACTGACCTGCTGTGAGAGCCTGCAGAAAGATTTCGAGGAGGTAAAGAGAGAAATTGAAAAGACGAAGGTACGTGTAGAAAATCAAGGGGTCCAGACAGATTTTcctgtttcctcacatgaagaAAGTGCGACAACTTCATCAGGAGCCTCCAACTCTGGAAGAAGTACAGACTTTGGTACACAGCAGCATGAGACACAGGACATACCAAAAATTGGACAAGAAACCAGTAACCTACAGACATACAG CCTCAGGTTAAGAGAACTCCGACAAAAAGTGGCGCGTCTCCTGGTCACCTTCGTCCCTGCACTGGACCTTGAGCAGGTGAATTACGATTGCGAAGTCATCGATGAAATTCTCACTCAGGTTATCGATGAGATCTCCCCTACAGAACCAGCCTTTACGTAG
- the LOC108266383 gene encoding MORC family CW-type zinc finger protein 3 isoform X1 yields the protein MAAQTDRGIPLSAVSPRYLHTNSTSHTGPFSAIAELIDNAYDPDVSAKQFWIDKTAVKDQDCLIFMDNGNGMDYDKMHKMLSFGFNDKQTIRGHVPVGLYGNGFKSGSMRLGKDAIVFSKKDDTMCVGLLSQTYLDKIEAQNVIVPIVMFTNNGLSVAQEYTECLQDILTYSLFKTKEELLSEFTAINGPYGTNSTGTRIIIWNLRKTSSNELEFDFTKDRYDIRIPYDVNEDTKEPSKGPEHGMSAPDSEYSLRVYSSILYLKPRMQIIIRGQKVKTQLVAKSLAHIIKDTYKPTFLKKGIKIIFGYNTKSKEHYGLMMYHKNRLIKAYERVACQRKANSTGVGVIGVIECNYLTPMHNKQDFENTEVYRKTIQSVGNKLEEYWKEVRHRRQKNPNCSLPVEDVVKRPDQSWVQCDECLKWRKLPDGIETTLLPDKWFCRMNPDPQFRSCGVVEEPEDSDDENPRYQKTYKQLERHQKLQKEKNRQQMEQEQKEAGQLIIALAKENALLKQQQDAVLNQLKLGGSTPGTPSTPLNSHRQRYAGSRSPDNIPVITHVTSLSNISTRNKRPLGPSQENGEKKRARFRDSFDNNTAGSPSTSTASPEVCSSQIVFSLDADGDQAAWKDNETTTKDDDDDIMIIESSSSARPNSATGTFNIANVKSERNVSEEESEKQMECVDSHTIVSIETTAAAPRSVSSSEVSIGTQTRQNPVVKQEEGDSERKKKEKWSNDGESCSNRLESEKDTKKELESRNEELRVPILEEENQERNKTKSTVKSEDLSLPVSQTSAISENSVLDVLEFQKQHDKLLEILEETAKDQNENHAKLEELKKELLELTQSTLKKEYSHHSTQTSPDEAQDYKELYLKGKDELKQLQDELSELKMEKEERKRKGQEASLECDDDLACEIDLLLRELDQRNKEREELKDKVDSLENEKCNILTCCESLQKDFEEVKREIEKTKVRVENQGVQTDFPVSSHEESATTSSGASNSGRSTDFGTQQHETQDIPKIGQETSNLQTYSLRLRELRQKVARLLVTFVPALDLEQVNYDCEVIDEILTQVIDEISPTEPAFT from the exons GTTAGTCCACGTTATCTGCATACAAACTCTACAAGCCACACTGGGCCCTTCAGCGCTATAGCAGAACTGATCG ACAATGCTTATGACCCAGATGTCAGTGCGAAACAATTCTGGATTGATAAAACAGCAGTCAAAGACCAGGACTGCCTCATCTTCATGGATAATGGAAATGGCATGGACTATGACAAGATGCACAAAATGCTCAG ttttgGCTTCAATGATAAGCAGACAATAAGAGGCCATGTTCCAGTGGGTCTTTATGGTAACGGTTTTAAGTCGGGCTCCATGCGCTTGGGGAAGGACGCCATCGTGTTCTCAAAGAAAGACGACACCATGTGTGTGGGTCTCCTGTCCCAGACTTACCTCGACAAGATAGAAGCACAGAATGTCATAGTGCCTATTGTCATGTTCACCAACAACGG ACTTAGTGTTGCACAGGAGTATACGGAGTGTCTTCAAGATATCCTGACCTATTCTCTGTTTAAGACTAAGGAAGAACTGCTGTCTGAGTTCACTGCCATCAATGGCCCATATGGCACCAACTCCACTGGAACTCGCATCATCATCTGGAACCTACGCAA AACGTCGTCAAATGAATTGGAATTTGACTTCACAAAGGATCGCTATGATATTCGGATCCCCTATGACGTTAACGAGGACACCAAAGAGCCAAGCAAGGGGCCGGAGCATGGGATGTCGGCACCTGATAGCGAATATTCACTGCGG GTATACAGCAGCATCTTGTACCTAAAGCCTAGAATGCAGATTATTATTCGAGGGCAGAAGGTGAAAACTCAGCTCGTCGCCAAAAGCCTAGCCCACATCATCAAGGACACGTACAAACCCACATTCCTT AAAAAGGGAATTAAAATCATCTTTGGCTACAACACAAAGAGCAAAGAGCACTACGGATTGATGATGTACCACAAAAACCGCCTCATCAAAGCCTATGAACGTGTCGCCTGCCAGCGCAAG GCCAACAGTACCGGAGTTGGAGTGATCGGGGTGATAGAATGTAACTACCTCACACCAATGCACAACAAGCAGGACTTTGAGAATACAgaagtgtacag GAAAACCATACAAAGTGTAGGTAATAAGCTTGAGGAATATTGGAAGGAAGTCCGCCATAGACGTCAGAAAAACCCGAATTGCAGCTTACCTGTTGAAGATGTTgt GAAGCGACCCGATCAAAGCTGGGTGCAGTGTGACGAATGTCTGAAGTGGCGAAAACTTCCTGATGGTATTGAGACTACATTGCTTCCTGATAAATGGTTCTGCCGCATGAACCCTGACCCCcagttcag GAGTTGTGGGGTTGTAGAAGAGCCTGAAGATTCGGATGATGAAAATCCACGATACCAGAAAACCTACAAACAGCT tgaGAGACATCAGAAGTTGCAGAAGGAGAAGAACAGACAGCAG ATGGAGCAGGAGCAGAAAGAGGCAGGGCAGTTGATCATAGCTCTGGCCAAAGAAAATGCTCTGTTAAAGCAACAACAGGACGCCGTTCTGAACCAGCTCAAACTTGGC GGCTCCACCCCAGGAACGCCCAGCACACCCCTCAATTCCCATCGCCAAAGATATGCAG GCTCCAGATCTCCTGATAACATTCCAGTTATCACTCATGTTACGTCTCTCTCGAATATTTCAACAAG GAACAAGAGACCTTTGGGCCCAAGCCAAGAgaatggagagaaaaagagagccaGATTTAGAGATAGTTTTGACAACAACACAGCAGGTAGTCCTTCAACATCCACAGCCTCACCTGAGGTCTGTTCCTCACAAATTGTATTCAGTCTTGATGCTGATGGTGATCAAGCAGCGTGGAAAGATAATGAAACGACAACAAAGGATGATGACGACGACATTATGATCATTGAGAGCAGTAGCTCAGCTAGGCCAAACTCAGCAACAGGAACGTTTAACATTGCTAATGTAAAGTCAGAGCGCAATGTGAGTGAGGAGGAGTCGGAAAAACAGATGGAGTGTGTTGACAGTCATACCATTGTGTCCATAGAGACAACAGCGGCAGCTCCGCGTTCTGTATCCTCCAGTGAAGTCAGCATTGGAACCCAGACTCGGCAAAACCCAGttgtgaaacaggaagaggGGGAttcagaaaggaagaaaaaagaaaagtggagcAATGATGGAGAAAGCTGTAGCAATCGTTTGGAATCAGAAAAAGATACAAAGAAAGAATTAGAGTCTCGTAATGAGGAACTGAGAGTACCAATCCTAGAAGAAGAAAACCAAGAAAGAAACAAGACCAAAAGTACAGTAAAATCAGAAGACCTAAGCCTTCCAGTTAGTCAGACTTCAGCAATATCGGAAAACTCAGTTCTTGATGTGTTGGAGTTCCAGAAACAGCATGACAAACTGCTGGAAATCCTGGAGGAGACGGCAAAGGATCAAAATGAGAACCACGCTAAATTGGAGGAGCTGAAGAAAGAATTGCTGGAGCTGACACAAAGCACGTTAAAAAAGGAGTACAGccaccacagcacacagacCAGCCCAGACGAGGCACAAGACTACAAAGAGCTATACTTGAAAGGCAAAGACGAGCTAAAGCAGCTCCAAGATGAGCTCAGTGAGCTGAAGATggagaaagaagagaggaagagaaaaggcCAGGAAGCTTCATTAGAGTGTGATGATGATCTGGCTTGTGAGATTGACCTTCTGTTAAGGGAACTGGACCAGAGAAACAAGGAGCGAGAAGAGCTGAAAGATAAG GTGGACAGTCTAGAAAATGAGAAGTGCAATATACTGACCTGCTGTGAGAGCCTGCAGAAAGATTTCGAGGAGGTAAAGAGAGAAATTGAAAAGACGAAGGTACGTGTAGAAAATCAAGGGGTCCAGACAGATTTTcctgtttcctcacatgaagaAAGTGCGACAACTTCATCAGGAGCCTCCAACTCTGGAAGAAGTACAGACTTTGGTACACAGCAGCATGAGACACAGGACATACCAAAAATTGGACAAGAAACCAGTAACCTACAGACATACAG CCTCAGGTTAAGAGAACTCCGACAAAAAGTGGCGCGTCTCCTGGTCACCTTCGTCCCTGCACTGGACCTTGAGCAGGTGAATTACGATTGCGAAGTCATCGATGAAATTCTCACTCAGGTTATCGATGAGATCTCCCCTACAGAACCAGCCTTTACGTAG
- the LOC108266383 gene encoding MORC family CW-type zinc finger protein 3 isoform X3: MSAPDSEYSLRVYSSILYLKPRMQIIIRGQKVKTQLVAKSLAHIIKDTYKPTFLKKGIKIIFGYNTKSKEHYGLMMYHKNRLIKAYERVACQRKANSTGVGVIGVIECNYLTPMHNKQDFENTEVYRKTIQSVGNKLEEYWKEVRHRRQKNPNCSLPVEDVVKRPDQSWVQCDECLKWRKLPDGIETTLLPDKWFCRMNPDPQFRSCGVVEEPEDSDDENPRYQKTYKQLERHQKLQKEKNRQQMEQEQKEAGQLIIALAKENALLKQQQDAVLNQLKLGGSTPGTPSTPLNSHRQRYAGSRSPDNIPVITHVTSLSNISTRNKRPLGPSQENGEKKRARFRDSFDNNTAGSPSTSTASPEVCSSQIVFSLDADGDQAAWKDNETTTKDDDDDIMIIESSSSARPNSATGTFNIANVKSERNVSEEESEKQMECVDSHTIVSIETTAAAPRSVSSSEVSIGTQTRQNPVVKQEEGDSERKKKEKWSNDGESCSNRLESEKDTKKELESRNEELRVPILEEENQERNKTKSTVKSEDLSLPVSQTSAISENSVLDVLEFQKQHDKLLEILEETAKDQNENHAKLEELKKELLELTQSTLKKEYSHHSTQTSPDEAQDYKELYLKGKDELKQLQDELSELKMEKEERKRKGQEASLECDDDLACEIDLLLRELDQRNKEREELKDKVDSLENEKCNILTCCESLQKDFEEVKREIEKTKVRVENQGVQTDFPVSSHEESATTSSGASNSGRSTDFGTQQHETQDIPKIGQETSNLQTYSLRLRELRQKVARLLVTFVPALDLEQVNYDCEVIDEILTQVIDEISPTEPAFT; the protein is encoded by the exons ATGTCGGCACCTGATAGCGAATATTCACTGCGG GTATACAGCAGCATCTTGTACCTAAAGCCTAGAATGCAGATTATTATTCGAGGGCAGAAGGTGAAAACTCAGCTCGTCGCCAAAAGCCTAGCCCACATCATCAAGGACACGTACAAACCCACATTCCTT AAAAAGGGAATTAAAATCATCTTTGGCTACAACACAAAGAGCAAAGAGCACTACGGATTGATGATGTACCACAAAAACCGCCTCATCAAAGCCTATGAACGTGTCGCCTGCCAGCGCAAG GCCAACAGTACCGGAGTTGGAGTGATCGGGGTGATAGAATGTAACTACCTCACACCAATGCACAACAAGCAGGACTTTGAGAATACAgaagtgtacag GAAAACCATACAAAGTGTAGGTAATAAGCTTGAGGAATATTGGAAGGAAGTCCGCCATAGACGTCAGAAAAACCCGAATTGCAGCTTACCTGTTGAAGATGTTgt GAAGCGACCCGATCAAAGCTGGGTGCAGTGTGACGAATGTCTGAAGTGGCGAAAACTTCCTGATGGTATTGAGACTACATTGCTTCCTGATAAATGGTTCTGCCGCATGAACCCTGACCCCcagttcag GAGTTGTGGGGTTGTAGAAGAGCCTGAAGATTCGGATGATGAAAATCCACGATACCAGAAAACCTACAAACAGCT tgaGAGACATCAGAAGTTGCAGAAGGAGAAGAACAGACAGCAG ATGGAGCAGGAGCAGAAAGAGGCAGGGCAGTTGATCATAGCTCTGGCCAAAGAAAATGCTCTGTTAAAGCAACAACAGGACGCCGTTCTGAACCAGCTCAAACTTGGC GGCTCCACCCCAGGAACGCCCAGCACACCCCTCAATTCCCATCGCCAAAGATATGCAG GCTCCAGATCTCCTGATAACATTCCAGTTATCACTCATGTTACGTCTCTCTCGAATATTTCAACAAG GAACAAGAGACCTTTGGGCCCAAGCCAAGAgaatggagagaaaaagagagccaGATTTAGAGATAGTTTTGACAACAACACAGCAGGTAGTCCTTCAACATCCACAGCCTCACCTGAGGTCTGTTCCTCACAAATTGTATTCAGTCTTGATGCTGATGGTGATCAAGCAGCGTGGAAAGATAATGAAACGACAACAAAGGATGATGACGACGACATTATGATCATTGAGAGCAGTAGCTCAGCTAGGCCAAACTCAGCAACAGGAACGTTTAACATTGCTAATGTAAAGTCAGAGCGCAATGTGAGTGAGGAGGAGTCGGAAAAACAGATGGAGTGTGTTGACAGTCATACCATTGTGTCCATAGAGACAACAGCGGCAGCTCCGCGTTCTGTATCCTCCAGTGAAGTCAGCATTGGAACCCAGACTCGGCAAAACCCAGttgtgaaacaggaagaggGGGAttcagaaaggaagaaaaaagaaaagtggagcAATGATGGAGAAAGCTGTAGCAATCGTTTGGAATCAGAAAAAGATACAAAGAAAGAATTAGAGTCTCGTAATGAGGAACTGAGAGTACCAATCCTAGAAGAAGAAAACCAAGAAAGAAACAAGACCAAAAGTACAGTAAAATCAGAAGACCTAAGCCTTCCAGTTAGTCAGACTTCAGCAATATCGGAAAACTCAGTTCTTGATGTGTTGGAGTTCCAGAAACAGCATGACAAACTGCTGGAAATCCTGGAGGAGACGGCAAAGGATCAAAATGAGAACCACGCTAAATTGGAGGAGCTGAAGAAAGAATTGCTGGAGCTGACACAAAGCACGTTAAAAAAGGAGTACAGccaccacagcacacagacCAGCCCAGACGAGGCACAAGACTACAAAGAGCTATACTTGAAAGGCAAAGACGAGCTAAAGCAGCTCCAAGATGAGCTCAGTGAGCTGAAGATggagaaagaagagaggaagagaaaaggcCAGGAAGCTTCATTAGAGTGTGATGATGATCTGGCTTGTGAGATTGACCTTCTGTTAAGGGAACTGGACCAGAGAAACAAGGAGCGAGAAGAGCTGAAAGATAAG GTGGACAGTCTAGAAAATGAGAAGTGCAATATACTGACCTGCTGTGAGAGCCTGCAGAAAGATTTCGAGGAGGTAAAGAGAGAAATTGAAAAGACGAAGGTACGTGTAGAAAATCAAGGGGTCCAGACAGATTTTcctgtttcctcacatgaagaAAGTGCGACAACTTCATCAGGAGCCTCCAACTCTGGAAGAAGTACAGACTTTGGTACACAGCAGCATGAGACACAGGACATACCAAAAATTGGACAAGAAACCAGTAACCTACAGACATACAG CCTCAGGTTAAGAGAACTCCGACAAAAAGTGGCGCGTCTCCTGGTCACCTTCGTCCCTGCACTGGACCTTGAGCAGGTGAATTACGATTGCGAAGTCATCGATGAAATTCTCACTCAGGTTATCGATGAGATCTCCCCTACAGAACCAGCCTTTACGTAG